A window of Psychrilyobacter piezotolerans contains these coding sequences:
- a CDS encoding N-acetylmuramoyl-L-alanine amidase: MIRIILLIAGALIFTSCYKVDNRTYKATGYNERVKFIILHYTAVDTERSIRTLTQGEVSAHYLVTDKRWDSIYQLVPVEKRAWHAGQSEFGGRTNLNDSSIGIEVVNKGYKKTIADLDTENEVKNIANREFYPYEDYQIKKIGRLLQELVKEYKISPKNILGHSDVAPARKQDPGPMFPWEHLYRKYGVGAWYNAADFQKFYDQDLYEKYSEADIQMELKRYGYGLDINGEKDGTTIKVIGAFQAHFRPAKVTGEMDLETFAILKALNEKYD, from the coding sequence ATGATAAGGATAATATTACTGATAGCGGGAGCATTAATTTTTACCTCTTGTTATAAGGTGGATAATAGGACCTATAAAGCAACAGGGTATAATGAAAGGGTTAAATTTATAATACTCCACTATACAGCGGTTGATACAGAAAGATCTATTAGAACCCTGACTCAGGGAGAGGTAAGTGCTCATTATCTGGTGACGGATAAAAGATGGGATTCCATATATCAATTGGTTCCCGTTGAAAAAAGGGCATGGCATGCAGGCCAGAGTGAATTCGGAGGTAGAACCAACCTAAATGACAGCTCCATAGGGATAGAGGTAGTCAACAAGGGATATAAAAAAACAATTGCAGACCTGGACACGGAGAATGAAGTTAAAAATATAGCCAACAGGGAGTTTTATCCCTATGAGGATTACCAGATAAAAAAAATAGGAAGACTCCTCCAGGAGTTGGTGAAAGAATATAAGATATCCCCTAAAAATATCTTGGGGCATTCAGATGTAGCACCTGCGAGAAAACAAGATCCGGGGCCCATGTTTCCATGGGAGCACCTCTATAGGAAATATGGTGTGGGAGCCTGGTATAATGCGGCAGATTTTCAGAAATTCTATGATCAGGATCTATACGAAAAATATAGTGAAGCAGATATTCAGATGGAACTCAAAAGATATGGGTATGGACTTGATATAAATGGGGAAAAAGATGGAACGACCATAAAGGTTATAGGAGCTTTTCAGGCTCATTTCAGGCCGGCTAAGGTGACTGGGGAGATGGACCTGGAGACCTTTGCAATCTTGAAAGCACTCAATGAAAAGTATGATTGA